A part of Kitasatospora acidiphila genomic DNA contains:
- a CDS encoding MarP family serine protease — protein sequence MNVLDLLLLAAAIGFAVSGYRQGFVVGILSVLGFLGGGLIAVQLLPLVLSHLSPGTTASVIAVVVVIVFAAIGQAATTQLGWKLRGRIDRSPAKALDALGGSVVNVLSMLLVAWLIGSALAGTSMPTVSKQVRTSLVLGGVQDALPSDAPNWFSDFSKVLSQNGFPQVFNPFEHEPITEVQPPDPSLVGSPALQKARQSLVKVVGTANSCGKTLEGSGFVFAPHRVMTNAHVVGGVDEPTVQIGGAGQLYDATVVSYDWQRDIAILEVPKLNAPPLAFAGEARSNDSAIVAGFPENGAFNVQPARIRGRIQANGPDIYHRGQVVRDVYSIRSLVRQGNSGGPLLTPDGEVYGVVFAKSLDSSDTGYVLTAAEVKADAVAGTTADTQVDTQGCAL from the coding sequence GTGAACGTGCTGGATCTGCTGCTGCTCGCCGCCGCGATCGGCTTCGCCGTGTCCGGGTACCGGCAGGGCTTCGTGGTGGGCATCCTCTCCGTGCTGGGGTTCCTCGGCGGCGGCCTGATCGCGGTGCAACTGCTGCCACTGGTGCTCAGCCACCTCAGCCCCGGCACCACCGCCTCGGTGATCGCCGTGGTGGTGGTGATCGTCTTCGCGGCGATCGGCCAGGCCGCCACCACCCAACTCGGCTGGAAGCTGCGCGGCCGGATCGACCGCAGTCCGGCCAAGGCGCTGGACGCGCTGGGCGGCTCGGTGGTGAACGTTCTGTCGATGCTGCTGGTGGCCTGGTTGATCGGGTCGGCGCTGGCCGGCACCTCGATGCCGACCGTCTCCAAGCAGGTCCGCACCTCCCTGGTGCTCGGCGGCGTGCAGGACGCGCTGCCGTCGGACGCGCCGAACTGGTTCTCCGACTTCAGCAAGGTGCTGTCGCAGAACGGCTTCCCGCAGGTCTTCAACCCGTTCGAGCACGAGCCGATCACCGAGGTGCAGCCGCCCGACCCGTCGCTGGTCGGCAGCCCGGCGCTGCAGAAGGCCCGGCAGAGCCTGGTCAAGGTGGTCGGCACGGCCAACTCCTGCGGCAAGACCCTGGAGGGCAGCGGCTTCGTCTTCGCCCCGCACCGGGTGATGACCAACGCCCACGTGGTCGGCGGGGTGGACGAGCCGACCGTGCAGATCGGCGGCGCCGGACAGCTCTACGACGCCACCGTGGTCAGCTACGACTGGCAGCGCGACATCGCCATCCTCGAGGTGCCGAAGCTGAACGCACCGCCGCTGGCCTTCGCCGGCGAGGCGCGCAGCAACGACAGCGCGATCGTGGCCGGGTTCCCGGAGAACGGCGCGTTCAACGTCCAGCCCGCCCGGATCCGCGGCCGGATCCAGGCCAACGGGCCGGACATCTACCACCGCGGCCAGGTGGTCCGGGACGTGTACTCGATCCGTTCGCTGGTCCGCCAGGGCAACAGCGGCGGGCCGCTGCTCACCCCGGACGGCGAGGTCTACGGGGTGGTCTTCGCCAAGTCTCTGGACAGCTCGGACACCGGCTATGTGCTGACCGCGGCCGAGGTCAAGGCGGACGCGGTCGCGGGCACCACCGCCGACACCCAGGTCGACACCCAGGGCTGCGCGCTCTGA
- a CDS encoding metal-dependent hydrolase, with protein MMGHSHAVSGAMLYAAAAPILPPLLLHTHLKPADILLGTVLAAGAALLPDLDHHDGTIANFLGPVSKALCRFVAWISGGHRHATHSLLFVALMGGGSWAGVHYLGRWFTLGLTFFLLAMAIKALRIHLPGEGHTTWLSVVGLSTVGTFVMDQWMPSAPGWLPYAVGLGTLAHLLGDSLTKMGAPWLWPHKQRYEIVLIKRSGNDMETKVLVPIMSVATVALLLFSTVGPTVLG; from the coding sequence ATGATGGGTCACTCGCACGCGGTCAGCGGTGCGATGCTGTATGCGGCCGCCGCGCCGATACTGCCGCCACTACTGCTGCACACCCACCTCAAGCCGGCCGACATCCTGTTGGGCACCGTGCTGGCGGCGGGCGCGGCGCTGCTGCCCGACCTGGACCACCACGACGGCACCATCGCCAACTTCCTCGGCCCGGTCTCCAAGGCGCTCTGCCGGTTCGTCGCCTGGATCTCCGGCGGGCACCGGCACGCCACCCACTCGCTGCTGTTCGTCGCGCTGATGGGCGGCGGCAGCTGGGCCGGCGTGCACTACCTGGGGCGCTGGTTCACCCTCGGTCTGACGTTCTTCCTGCTCGCCATGGCCATCAAGGCGCTGCGGATACATCTGCCGGGCGAGGGGCACACCACCTGGCTGAGCGTCGTCGGCCTGTCGACGGTCGGGACCTTCGTGATGGACCAGTGGATGCCGTCGGCCCCGGGCTGGCTGCCGTACGCGGTCGGACTCGGCACCCTGGCCCATCTGCTGGGCGACAGCCTCACCAAGATGGGCGCGCCGTGGCTGTGGCCGCACAAGCAGCGCTACGAGATCGTGCTGATCAAGCGCAGTGGCAATGACATGGAGACCAAGGTGCTGGTCCCGATCATGTCGGTGGCCACCGTCGCGCTGCTCCTCTTCAGCACGGTGGGGCCGACCGTCCTGGGCTGA
- a CDS encoding phage holin family protein yields MSAGSAGPSGSSRAPYEGERSVGQLFAAATADLSSLVHDEIALAKAEIRRDVIRALTGSTSGIIAGVAFLASIPMFSFAAAYGLNAASHIGLGFSFLVVAGAYVLLGVLLALLAVRFFKKIEKPNRTIEGAQATAEVLKNAKPRPATAEELAAMERSASAQAADAG; encoded by the coding sequence ATGTCCGCAGGCTCCGCAGGCCCGTCCGGTAGCTCGCGCGCGCCCTACGAGGGCGAGCGCTCGGTCGGGCAGCTGTTCGCCGCGGCCACCGCCGACCTCTCGTCCCTGGTCCATGATGAGATCGCCCTCGCCAAGGCCGAGATCCGACGGGACGTCATCCGCGCGCTCACCGGCAGCACCTCCGGCATCATCGCCGGCGTGGCGTTCCTGGCTTCCATCCCGATGTTCAGCTTCGCCGCGGCCTACGGGCTGAACGCGGCCTCGCACATCGGCCTGGGGTTCTCCTTCCTCGTCGTGGCAGGCGCCTACGTCCTGCTGGGCGTGCTGCTCGCGCTGCTGGCGGTCCGGTTCTTCAAGAAGATCGAGAAGCCGAACCGCACCATCGAGGGCGCCCAGGCGACCGCCGAGGTGCTGAAGAACGCCAAGCCGCGACCGGCCACGGCCGAGGAGCTGGCAGCGATGGAGCGCTCGGCAAGCGCTCAGGCGGCGGATGCCGGCTGA
- the acs gene encoding acetate--CoA ligase: protein MSNESLANLLKEERRFAPPAELAAGANVTEAAYAQASEDRLGFWAEQARRLSWAVEPTETLDWSNPPFAKWFADGKLNVAYNCVDRHVEAGHGERVAIHFEGEPGDGRSITYAELKDEVSKAANALLELGVRKGDRVAVYLPMIPEAVVAMLACARIGATHSVVFGGFSADAVASRIQDADAKLVITADGGYRRGKPSALKPAIDEALAKCPEVEHVLVVRRTGQETSFTEGRDVWWHEITERQSSEHTPEALDAEHPLFILYTSGTTGKPKGILHTSGGYLTQASYTHHAVFDLKPETDVYWCTADIGWVTGHSYIVYGPLSNGATQVIYEGTPDTPHQGRFWEVVQKYGVTILYTAPTAIRTFMKWGDDIPAKFDLSSLRVLGSVGEPINPEAWVWYREHIGAGRAPIVDTWWQTETGAMMISPLPGVTETKPGSAQRPLPGIAATVVDDNGVEVPNGSGGYLVLTEPWPSMLRTIWGDDQRYLDTYWSRFGHGYDESDPAWRYFAGDGAKKDEDGDIWLLGRVDDVMLVSGHNISTTEVESALVGHPAVAESAVVGATDATTGQAIVAFVILRGNATDSEELVAELRNHVGKTLGPIAKPKQIKVVSELPKTRSGKIMRRLLRDIAEGREVGDTTTLADSSVMNVIQSQLPGGSAEN, encoded by the coding sequence TTGAGCAACGAGAGCCTTGCCAATCTGCTCAAGGAGGAGCGGCGCTTCGCCCCGCCCGCCGAGCTCGCCGCGGGCGCCAATGTCACCGAGGCCGCGTATGCCCAGGCGTCCGAGGACCGCCTCGGCTTCTGGGCCGAGCAGGCGCGCCGCCTCAGCTGGGCTGTCGAGCCGACCGAGACACTGGACTGGTCCAACCCGCCCTTTGCCAAGTGGTTCGCCGACGGCAAGCTCAATGTGGCCTACAACTGCGTCGACCGGCACGTCGAGGCGGGCCATGGCGAGCGGGTCGCCATCCACTTCGAGGGCGAGCCGGGCGACGGTCGCTCGATCACCTACGCGGAGCTCAAGGACGAGGTCTCCAAGGCCGCCAATGCACTGCTGGAGCTCGGTGTCCGCAAGGGCGACCGGGTGGCGGTCTACCTGCCGATGATCCCCGAGGCGGTCGTCGCGATGCTCGCCTGCGCCCGCATCGGTGCCACGCACTCGGTGGTCTTCGGCGGGTTCTCCGCCGACGCCGTCGCCTCCCGGATCCAGGACGCCGACGCCAAGCTGGTCATCACCGCCGACGGCGGCTACCGCCGCGGCAAGCCGTCCGCCCTCAAGCCCGCGATCGACGAGGCGCTGGCCAAGTGCCCGGAGGTGGAGCACGTCCTGGTGGTCCGCCGCACCGGCCAGGAGACCTCGTTCACCGAGGGCCGCGACGTCTGGTGGCACGAGATCACCGAGCGCCAGTCGTCCGAGCACACCCCCGAGGCGCTCGACGCCGAGCACCCGCTCTTCATCCTGTACACCTCCGGTACCACCGGTAAGCCGAAGGGCATCCTGCACACCTCCGGCGGTTACCTCACCCAGGCCAGCTACACCCACCACGCGGTCTTCGACCTCAAGCCGGAGACCGACGTCTACTGGTGCACCGCCGACATCGGCTGGGTGACCGGCCACTCGTACATCGTCTACGGCCCGCTCTCCAACGGCGCCACCCAGGTGATCTACGAGGGCACCCCGGACACGCCGCACCAGGGGCGGTTCTGGGAGGTCGTCCAGAAGTACGGGGTCACCATCCTCTACACCGCGCCCACCGCGATCCGTACGTTCATGAAGTGGGGCGACGACATCCCGGCGAAGTTCGACCTGTCCTCGCTGCGGGTGCTGGGCAGCGTCGGCGAGCCGATCAACCCGGAGGCCTGGGTCTGGTACCGCGAGCACATCGGTGCCGGCCGCGCCCCGATCGTCGACACCTGGTGGCAGACCGAGACCGGCGCGATGATGATCAGCCCGCTGCCGGGGGTCACCGAGACCAAGCCGGGCTCCGCCCAGCGCCCGCTTCCGGGCATCGCGGCCACCGTGGTGGACGACAACGGCGTTGAGGTGCCCAACGGCTCCGGCGGCTACCTGGTGCTGACCGAGCCGTGGCCGTCGATGCTGCGCACCATCTGGGGCGACGACCAGCGCTACCTCGACACCTACTGGTCCCGCTTCGGCCACGGGTACGACGAGTCCGACCCCGCCTGGCGCTACTTCGCCGGCGACGGCGCCAAGAAGGACGAGGACGGCGACATCTGGCTGCTCGGCCGGGTCGACGACGTGATGCTGGTCTCCGGCCACAACATCTCCACCACCGAGGTCGAGTCGGCGCTGGTCGGGCACCCGGCCGTCGCCGAATCGGCCGTGGTCGGCGCCACCGACGCCACCACCGGTCAGGCGATCGTCGCCTTCGTCATCCTGCGCGGCAACGCCACCGACAGCGAGGAACTGGTCGCCGAGCTGCGCAACCACGTCGGCAAGACGCTCGGCCCGATCGCCAAGCCGAAGCAGATCAAGGTGGTCAGCGAGCTGCCGAAGACCCGCTCCGGCAAGATCATGCGCCGACTGCTGCGCGACATCGCCGAGGGCCGCGAGGTCGGTGACACCACCACGCTCGCCGACTCCTCCGTGATGAACGTGATCCAGTCCCAGCTGCCGGGTGGGTCCGCCGAGAACTGA
- a CDS encoding C40 family peptidase translates to MVRITGGVGRLIRIGQWLNGDGYADYEHAFILVGDDMVIEAQPGGARKTPLATYQDRPIRWSSERFPLTNNQRAAIVSAAHRYLGVPYSFLDYLALATHRFRLPGNGLLKGFVADSRHQICSQLVDQCYRDAGVSLFPNHRWPGYVTPAELARLLK, encoded by the coding sequence GTGGTGCGGATCACCGGCGGAGTCGGCCGGCTGATCAGGATCGGTCAGTGGCTCAACGGGGACGGGTACGCCGACTACGAGCACGCCTTCATCCTGGTCGGCGACGACATGGTGATCGAGGCTCAGCCGGGTGGCGCCCGGAAGACTCCGCTCGCCACCTATCAGGACAGGCCGATCCGCTGGTCCAGTGAGCGCTTTCCCCTGACGAACAATCAGCGTGCGGCGATCGTCTCGGCGGCACACCGCTACCTCGGAGTGCCGTACAGCTTCCTTGACTACCTGGCGCTGGCAACCCATCGGTTCCGGCTGCCGGGCAACGGCCTGCTCAAGGGATTCGTTGCCGACAGTCGTCACCAGATCTGCTCGCAACTGGTCGACCAGTGCTATCGCGATGCCGGGGTCAGCCTCTTCCCCAACCATCGCTGGCCGGGATACGTGACCCCTGCGGAGCTCGCTCGCCTGCTGAAGTAG
- a CDS encoding carbonic anhydrase, which produces MTLHTSHDSQCDAGAVDSHAPHPAGHRCRPWTPWVGHHCMEQPGGDPHGRLLAGVRGFQAHTAELVRPELARLAREGQRPSQLFLACADSRLVTSMITSSGPGDLFTVRNIGNLVPVPHEPGAADDSVAAAVQYAVEVLQVRSITICGHSGCGAMNALLDGVHEQPGRPTPLARWLRNGRGSLARLARVPAEFADRPVADRVEQLCITNVVQQLDQLMANPAVERRVLGGELQLIGMYFDFAAAQAYVLDQATGRFGAVASRQGIISAA; this is translated from the coding sequence ATGACCCTCCACACCTCACACGACTCCCAGTGCGACGCCGGCGCCGTCGACAGCCACGCACCGCACCCGGCCGGGCACCGCTGCCGCCCCTGGACGCCATGGGTCGGCCACCACTGCATGGAGCAGCCCGGCGGTGATCCGCATGGGCGGCTTCTGGCGGGCGTGCGCGGTTTCCAGGCGCATACGGCGGAGCTGGTCCGCCCCGAGCTGGCCCGACTGGCCCGCGAAGGCCAGCGGCCCTCGCAGCTCTTCCTTGCCTGTGCCGATTCCCGGCTGGTGACCAGCATGATCACCAGCAGCGGTCCGGGAGACCTGTTCACCGTGCGAAACATCGGCAATCTGGTGCCCGTCCCGCATGAACCGGGCGCCGCCGACGACTCGGTGGCAGCGGCTGTGCAGTACGCGGTCGAGGTGTTGCAGGTCCGCAGCATCACGATCTGCGGGCATTCGGGCTGCGGAGCGATGAACGCACTGCTCGACGGGGTTCATGAGCAGCCGGGCAGACCGACACCGCTGGCCCGCTGGCTGCGGAACGGGCGCGGCTCGCTCGCCCGGCTGGCCCGCGTGCCGGCCGAGTTCGCGGATCGGCCGGTCGCCGATCGGGTGGAGCAGCTGTGCATCACCAATGTGGTGCAGCAGCTGGACCAGTTGATGGCCAACCCGGCAGTCGAGCGGCGGGTGCTCGGCGGCGAACTGCAGCTGATCGGGATGTACTTCGACTTCGCGGCCGCACAGGCCTACGTGCTCGACCAGGCAACCGGGCGATTCGGCGCCGTGGCCAGCCGCCAGGGGATCATCAGCGCAGCCTGA
- a CDS encoding ATP-binding protein codes for MKIAFVGKGGSGKTTLSALFIRHLAAAGRPVIAVDADINQHLGPALGLTDDQAARLPALGAHLPQIKEYLRGGNPRIASADLMIKTTPPGEGSRLLRIVEENPIYAACARPVALDEGSVRLMVTGVFTEEDLGVACYHSKVGAVELLLNHLVDGPGEYLVTDMTAGSDSFASGLFTRFDLTFLIAEPTRKGISVYRQYKEYARDFGVALRVVGNKVQSADDLAYLRREVGDDLLAAFGHSDWVRRLEQGAEPGLSSLEPDNRAVLGALQQATDAAFETRDPRRYTEQAVHFHLRNAESWGNAKAGADLAAQIDPDFTLPPAGAHVPAALDGTSQAAAGV; via the coding sequence ATGAAGATCGCCTTCGTCGGCAAGGGCGGGAGCGGCAAGACCACGCTGTCCGCACTGTTCATCCGCCACCTGGCCGCGGCGGGCCGACCAGTGATCGCCGTTGACGCCGACATCAACCAGCACCTGGGCCCGGCCCTCGGGCTGACGGACGACCAGGCCGCGCGACTGCCGGCCCTGGGCGCGCACCTGCCGCAGATCAAGGAGTATCTGCGGGGCGGCAACCCCCGAATCGCCTCCGCCGACCTGATGATCAAGACCACGCCGCCCGGCGAGGGCTCCCGCCTGCTGCGGATCGTCGAGGAGAACCCGATCTACGCGGCCTGCGCCCGGCCGGTGGCGCTGGACGAGGGCTCGGTCCGCCTGATGGTCACCGGCGTCTTCACCGAAGAGGACCTCGGTGTCGCCTGCTACCACTCGAAGGTCGGCGCGGTCGAGCTGCTGCTCAATCACCTGGTCGACGGACCGGGCGAGTACCTGGTGACCGACATGACCGCCGGCTCCGACTCGTTCGCCTCCGGGCTGTTCACCCGGTTCGACCTGACCTTCCTGATCGCCGAGCCGACCCGCAAGGGCATCTCGGTCTACCGGCAGTACAAGGAGTACGCGCGGGACTTCGGCGTCGCCCTGCGCGTGGTCGGCAACAAGGTGCAGAGCGCCGACGACCTGGCCTACCTGAGGCGCGAGGTGGGGGACGACCTGCTGGCCGCATTCGGCCACTCGGACTGGGTCCGCCGCCTGGAGCAGGGCGCTGAACCAGGGCTGAGCTCCCTGGAGCCGGACAACCGGGCCGTCCTGGGCGCGCTGCAGCAGGCCACGGATGCCGCCTTCGAGACACGTGATCCGCGCCGGTACACCGAGCAGGCCGTCCACTTCCACTTGCGCAATGCGGAGAGCTGGGGCAATGCCAAGGCCGGCGCCGATCTGGCAGCGCAGATCGACCCGGACTTCACCCTTCCCCCGGCTGGCGCCCATGTGCCCGCAGCCCTGGACGGCACGAGCCAGGCCGCCGCAGGAGTCTGA
- a CDS encoding Fic family protein: MSTGTDPLAPLAELPGVPESVAEVRKAVDRLYGHRVMRRRAPEVTSEAALRGARASAALAGADWPLEEVRRRSDFSVGAEDRIVGAALRISAEVGQLLSIWRTSPLQVLARLHLLAVGDADPAAGRPRQTGEAADELFPLDLPAREGEGATAESAVGGGARLSEAPSPAEVAARLDQLAQLLVARAGAGGAEQGAPALVAASVVHGELLALRPFRSHNGLVARAAQRLVLIADGLDPKAICPVEVGLAELGTVAYRDALAGYLSGTPQGMAAWIAHNGRAVGLGVRESTAVCEAMQRGMV; the protein is encoded by the coding sequence GTGAGCACTGGAACTGATCCGCTGGCCCCGCTTGCCGAGCTGCCCGGGGTGCCCGAGTCCGTCGCCGAGGTCCGCAAGGCCGTTGACCGGCTCTACGGGCACCGGGTGATGCGTCGCCGTGCGCCTGAAGTCACCTCCGAGGCCGCGCTGCGCGGCGCTCGCGCCTCCGCGGCCCTCGCCGGCGCCGACTGGCCCCTGGAGGAGGTGCGGCGGCGCAGCGACTTCAGTGTCGGAGCCGAGGATCGGATCGTCGGTGCGGCGCTGCGCATCTCGGCCGAGGTCGGCCAGCTGCTGAGCATCTGGCGGACGTCTCCGCTGCAGGTGCTGGCCCGCCTGCACCTGCTGGCGGTCGGCGATGCCGATCCTGCGGCCGGGCGGCCGCGCCAGACCGGCGAGGCGGCGGATGAGCTGTTTCCCTTGGACCTGCCGGCCCGGGAGGGGGAGGGCGCCACGGCCGAGTCGGCGGTGGGCGGTGGGGCGCGGCTGTCCGAAGCGCCGTCGCCGGCCGAGGTGGCGGCCCGGCTCGACCAGCTGGCCCAGCTGCTGGTTGCCCGCGCCGGTGCAGGCGGGGCCGAGCAGGGCGCGCCGGCACTGGTGGCCGCCTCCGTGGTGCACGGTGAGCTGCTCGCGCTACGGCCGTTCCGCAGTCACAACGGGCTGGTGGCCAGGGCGGCGCAGCGGCTGGTGCTGATCGCCGACGGCCTGGACCCGAAGGCGATCTGCCCGGTCGAGGTCGGCCTGGCGGAGCTCGGTACGGTCGCGTACCGCGATGCACTGGCGGGCTACCTGTCCGGGACGCCCCAAGGGATGGCCGCCTGGATCGCACACAACGGGCGGGCCGTCGGACTGGGCGTTCGAGAGAGCACGGCCGTCTGCGAGGCGATGCAGCGGGGGATGGTCTGA
- a CDS encoding HAD family hydrolase: MAAAPADRADGARPARTAAFFDLDKTIIAKSSALAFSRPFYQGGLINRRTVLKSAYAQFVFLVGGADHDQMEKMRAYLSAMTRGWNVQQVREIVAETLHGLINPLIYEEAAALIAQHHAAGRDVVIVSSSGSEVVEPIGALLGADHVIATRMQIEDGCYTGEIEYYAYADNKAAAIRELAAREGYQLADCYAYSDSITDLPLLEAVGRPSAVNPDRGLRKEATARDWPILYFDRPIELHRRLPEFKSPSGATLTAVAIGTACLTAGLLWQLSKRRRPGA, translated from the coding sequence ATCGCGGCCGCCCCGGCCGACCGTGCCGACGGTGCCCGACCGGCCCGCACCGCGGCATTTTTCGACCTCGACAAGACAATCATCGCGAAGTCGAGCGCCCTGGCCTTCAGCCGACCGTTCTACCAGGGCGGCCTGATCAACCGTCGGACCGTACTCAAGAGCGCCTACGCGCAGTTCGTCTTCCTGGTCGGCGGCGCCGACCACGACCAGATGGAGAAGATGCGCGCATACCTCTCGGCCATGACCAGGGGGTGGAACGTCCAGCAGGTGCGCGAGATCGTCGCCGAGACGCTGCACGGGCTGATCAACCCCCTGATCTACGAGGAGGCCGCCGCGCTGATCGCCCAGCACCACGCGGCCGGGCGCGACGTGGTGATCGTCAGCAGCTCGGGCTCGGAGGTGGTGGAGCCGATCGGCGCGCTGCTCGGCGCGGACCACGTGATCGCCACCCGGATGCAGATCGAAGACGGCTGCTACACCGGCGAGATCGAGTACTACGCCTATGCCGACAACAAGGCCGCGGCTATCCGCGAACTAGCCGCCCGCGAGGGCTACCAGCTCGCCGACTGCTACGCCTACAGCGACTCGATCACCGATCTGCCGCTGCTGGAGGCGGTCGGTCGCCCGTCTGCCGTGAACCCGGACCGCGGACTGCGCAAGGAGGCCACGGCCCGCGACTGGCCGATCCTGTATTTCGACCGGCCGATCGAACTCCACCGCCGACTCCCGGAGTTCAAATCGCCGAGCGGGGCGACACTGACCGCCGTGGCGATCGGCACCGCCTGTCTGACCGCCGGTCTGCTCTGGCAGCTGTCGAAACGCCGACGCCCCGGGGCCTGA
- the ssd gene encoding septum site-determining protein Ssd — MSTSIVHSSESVSGRPVRPSPLVLTRDEELTEHLLRLCAAVGTEPRVCAGVPPPQLWESAPLVLVGDDQAEQCAGLPRRPGVLLCGLDLDDCDIWVRGVYLGAEQVLFLPDSQAWLLDRITDALEGVVTPALTVAVLGGCGGAGASTLACALAVTAARAGHRTALIDGDPLGGGLDVLLGAETADGLRWPDLAAVRGRLNGAELTRSLPRPHGLHLLSWDRGETTAIPPEAMRGVLAAARRRGGLVVVDLPRRPDPAAAQALEQADTGLLVLPAELRAMAAARRTAAAAGMRLSDLRAVVRRSGRVRLGGTEIAQGLGLRLAGEIPDETGLAADMEHGRPPGARGHGPLARFCAAYLGQVLPPSEGGTPS, encoded by the coding sequence GTGTCGACGTCGATCGTCCACTCCAGCGAATCCGTTTCCGGCCGGCCGGTCCGCCCGTCCCCGCTGGTACTCACCAGGGACGAGGAGCTGACCGAGCACCTGCTACGGCTCTGTGCCGCCGTCGGCACCGAACCTCGCGTCTGCGCCGGAGTGCCGCCGCCGCAGCTCTGGGAGTCCGCGCCGCTGGTGCTGGTCGGCGACGACCAGGCCGAGCAGTGCGCGGGCCTGCCCCGGAGGCCGGGCGTGCTGCTGTGCGGCCTCGACCTCGACGACTGCGACATCTGGGTGCGCGGCGTGTACCTCGGCGCCGAGCAGGTGCTCTTCCTGCCCGACTCGCAGGCCTGGCTGCTGGACCGGATCACGGACGCGCTGGAGGGCGTGGTCACCCCGGCGCTGACGGTCGCCGTCCTCGGCGGATGCGGCGGTGCGGGCGCCTCGACTCTCGCCTGCGCCCTGGCCGTCACCGCAGCCAGAGCCGGCCATCGCACCGCGCTCATCGACGGCGACCCGCTCGGTGGCGGGTTGGACGTGCTGCTCGGCGCCGAGACCGCCGACGGGCTGCGCTGGCCCGATCTCGCCGCCGTGCGCGGCCGCCTCAACGGGGCGGAGCTGACGCGCTCGCTGCCCCGGCCACACGGGCTTCACCTGCTCTCCTGGGACCGCGGCGAGACCACGGCGATCCCGCCCGAGGCGATGCGCGGCGTTCTGGCTGCCGCCCGGCGGCGCGGTGGCCTGGTGGTCGTCGACCTGCCACGCCGACCGGATCCGGCCGCCGCCCAAGCGCTCGAGCAGGCCGACACCGGCCTGCTGGTGCTGCCCGCCGAACTGCGCGCGATGGCCGCGGCCCGCCGGACCGCGGCGGCCGCCGGGATGCGCCTGTCCGATCTACGGGCGGTCGTCCGGCGATCCGGACGGGTCCGGCTGGGCGGCACCGAGATCGCTCAAGGGCTGGGCCTGCGGCTGGCCGGCGAGATCCCCGACGAGACCGGCCTCGCGGCCGACATGGAACACGGCCGCCCGCCCGGAGCGCGCGGCCACGGCCCGCTCGCCCGCTTCTGTGCCGCCTACCTGGGCCAAGTCCTGCCACCAAGCGAAGGAGGAACCCCATCATGA